In the genome of Pusillimonas sp. T7-7, the window AACTTGCAACATGCCGCGCGAGCAGGGTTCTATCCGGGTGTGGACGCCATAGCCCTGGGCCAATGTCGGCGGGGTAATCACCTTGCCCGGCAAACCCTCGCCCAACAGTTCGCCTGCCTTGATCAACACGGCATAGTCGCTATGGCGCAACGCTACATTGAGGTCGTGCAACACAATAAGCGTGATTAGGCCGTGTTCGTGTGTTTCCTGGCGCAGCAGATCCATGACATGAAACTGATAGTTCAGGTCCAGCGCCGACAAGGGTTCGTCGAGCAGCAACAGCCGTGGACGTCGGATCAATGCCTGGGCCAGGCCGACAAGCTGCTTCTGGCCGCCCGACAACTGGTCCAGATAATGCATAGAAAGATGTTCTATGCCCAGGCGTTTGAGCAACATCATGACCTGGTCAAGATGTACATGGCCTGCGTCGGCTGAAAGAGCGGAGGCACGGGCCGCCACCAGCACGGACTCAAGCACGCGCAGGTGTACCGATGCCGGCAGCGATTGCGGCAGATAGACCACGTGTTGAGCCCGTTGCTCGAAAGATATTTTTTCCAGGCTCTGCCCATTAAGGCGAACCGAGCCGTGTTTGAGCGGCAGCAGACCAGCCAGCGCTTTGAGCAGTGTGGATTTGCCGCTGCCATTGGGCCCCAGCAAGGACACCAGTTGTCCTTCTTGCAAGGGCTTGAGCGTAAGGTCGGGAATGATTGCCTGTTTGCGATAGGCGACCTGTAGTTGATTGACTTCCAGCATGGCCTTAGTTGCTTTGGCGGCGCATCACCACCGACAGGAAGAAGGGTACCCCGACCAGCGAAGTGACAATGCCAACGGGCACAATGCTGCCGCTGGCGATGTTCTTGGACGCGATCGATGCCAGCGACAACACCATGGCGCCAATCAGGGCGCTGCCCGGCAGATAGAAGCGATGGTCTTCGCCAAACAGGCGGCGGGCGATATGCGGGGCAATCAGGCCAATAAAGCTGATGGTACCTACGAATGAAACTGCCAGCGCGGCAAGCAGGCTGATGCGCAGCAGCGAGATCAGCCTCAGGCGCTGGACATTGATGCCGAAACTGAAGGCCCGGTCTTCACCCAGGCGCAGGGCCGTCAATTTCCAGGCGTCTCGCATGGCCAGCGGCCATACCAAGGCCACAGCCAAAGCCATGACGGCTACCTTGGGCCAGGTGGCCCGCGACAAACTGCCCATAGTCCAGAACACCAGGCTTTGCAAGTCTTCTGCGCTGGCTACGAATTGCATGAGCGACACCAGAGCATTAAATGAGAACACCAGCGCAATGCCGAACAGCACCAGGCCGGAACTGCTCATGGCTCCCCAGCGGGCGGCCGCGTCGAGCAGCAGGGCGGACAATAGCGCAAACACAAAAGCGTTGCCCGAAACCATCCACGCGTGGGGCAGGCCGGGCACTGACAAATTGAGGACGATGGCCAGTGAGGCGCCAAACGCGGCGGCCGAAGAAATACCCAAGGTAAACGGACTGGCGAGGGGGTTGTTCAGTATCGTCTGCATTTCGGCGCCGGCCAACCCCAGCGCCATGCCCACAACGACCGCCATCATGGCGTAAGGCAGTCGGAATTGCCAGACTATGACGCGAGTAGTGGGTTCAGCGGTAGATGGCTGCAGCAAGGTTTGGAATAGCTCAGACCAGGTAAGTGCCGAAGGCCCGAGCGTGAAATCGGCCAACATCGAAAATACAATAACGCATACCAGTGCGGCGATCAGCAGCCAGCGCATCTTGAGCAGCTGCTGATATTGCGTTTCAACCAGCCCCGTTGTTTGAGCAGAAAGCATTAAATGCCAGAATGAGAATAGTTTACAAAAAACGCAAGTATAGAGTATTCAAATCTCAGTCCAGCCAGCGGTCTTCCGCGTCTTCAAGAATTTCTCGGTCGTCCAGCAGGTCCCAGGCGAACTTCATGACGCGCACATAGTCGGCATCGTCCACAGGCAGCATGAAGCCGAGCTGGTTCTCCGGTGTCAGGGGTTTGTCGACGAAAAGGGCGGCCAAGCGGGGATCGGTCTTGCTGTAATGCAGGGCTTCGTAGGTTTCAGTGATCATCACGTCGCCTTTGCCCTCGGCAATCAAGGCTGGAATTTCCGCATTCTTTTCGTGTGTGCTGACTTTGGCCTGTTTCAGGTTTTCAAGCACAAAGGCTTCATTGGTACCGCCGGGGTTCTTGATGACGCGAACCGAGGGTTGATTCAAATCATCTACGGTTTTGTATTTGGAGGCCTGGTCTTTGCGTACCAGGGCGACCTTGCCAAAAGGAGCGTAGCCGGGCAGCATTTCGACCTGCTTGATGCGGGCGACATTGCGCGTAATACCACCCACAGCCACATCGAATTTGTCGGCTTGCAGGTCTTTCATCAGCTTGGGCCACGATGTTTCCACATATTGAATCTTGACACCCAGCACCTTGGCCATGGCCTCCACCACGTCTATATCGTGGCCCTCGTATCCCTTATCGGTCTTGATGGCAAAAGGCCGGTAGTCGCCGGGGGTGCCTACACGGATAGTCTTGCTATCCATGACGCGGTCCAGGCGAGGGCCGGCCTGTGCCGCGGCGCCCAGCGTCATTGCCATGGCAACGCTTGCGAAAAGGCGAAAAAAATGTCTCATGGGGTTTCCTTTTATTGAAGTCGAGTTTGGGAACTATACCGAATCCCTGGGCTCTAGCGCTACGCGCCGGCTCTTGAAAGGACGGTATGAAAGTCAGCGGACAGGCAGGAAATTGAAGAAAAGCAGCCCTTGCACGTAGTTGATGCCGACGCGCCGCAAGTTCTCGTCCAACAGGTTGGCCACCAGATCAAGCCGGCCTATCAAAGCCCCGAACTCGCGCTCGAAGCTCAGGTTTGTGGCCGTTACACTCATTTCATTAGCCCAAAGCAGCGGTGTGCCCGACACACTTTGACGGGTAGCCAGCAGCCAGGCGGCGGCTTCGATGTTGCGGGCTGCGTTATATACATGTTCGGCGGTGAGTATGTCAGAGATGTAGAAGCGTGTTTTGCCATCGTGCGCACTGATGATCATGCTGGCCATGCCGGTGATGAAGGCCCCGACACGATCGCCCCGATAGGCCGGATCCAGGGCCACGGCCAGAATTTCAATATCGCGCAGCCCGGCCAGCTCTGGCGGAGCCTGGCCCAATTCGATCATTCGGCGCCCGCGCTCGATGGCGGCTTCTATGGTCGGTTCGCCTGTTTTACGCCATTCGGCGGGATTTCGCCGGTACAGTTTCTCGAGCAGACGCTCCAGGCTGTCCAGGTTGTCCCGCATGGCGATGGTGACTGTACGATTGAAATCAGTTTGCCCAAGCTGGTCGAAAGACAGGTCTTCGGTATGTTGAGCGTTCGAGTCTGCATTCGCGGTCGGCAGTGCGCAGCCCGAAAGAAATGCGCAGCTTGCCGCCAGAATGCCAATCGCAAGCGGCTTGCCACTCCAGCCCTTCATTTGCATTTCATTCCTGTGATCCCGCAACACTGTGTTTTAGCGGTGGCAGTCGCCTTTTGACCGGTGTGGTCTTGACGATGGAAGTATTGGTTTCGGCCTGATCCGACAACTTGTCCAAAATGGCGTCGAGTTGTTCCATGGAACGCACATTAAGGCGTGCGATAAAACAGTCTTCACCCGTGACCTTATCGCATTCGGTGAATTGGGGGATGGCCTGTATCAGGCGCTCGATGGCGTGCATGCGGCCGGGCATGGGGCGAACTCGTACAATGGCCTGCAATTGGTAGCCAAAGGATTTCGGGTCTACCGTGACGGTGTATGCAGTCAGTACGCCACGCTCTTCCAGTCGACGCAGACGCTCGGCCACGCTTGGTGACGACAGGCCGCTAATTTGGGACAAGGCCTTCAGCGACCGGCGGGAGTCTTCCATGAGCGCAGCGATTAGAATTTGGTCTGTTTCGTCCGGCATGGCGTTTTATAAGGTAAAAAGCAAATATACCTTGTCATAAAAAAGGAAGAAATACTTTTTCGTATTATATATTCCATGGAACGGAAGACATGAACACGTCACACTTACACCATGCAAATAGGGAGTGTGGGTAATGGATAAGCAAGTAAAACGTGGTTCTTTCGAGATGGCAAGCGCCATGCTCATTTCGGGGACGATAGGATGGTTTGTTTTGATGTCCGGGCAGGCGGTGCTGGATGTCGTGTTCTGGCGCTGCGCCATCGGTGCTGTCACCTTGTTGTTCATTTGCGGGCTGATGGGCTTTTTGAACCCCGGGTTACTGAGCTGGAGCAAGTTTTTCTGGGCCGTGATCAGCGGCGCCTTCATTGTGGGCAACTGGGTGTTGCTATTTGCAGCCTATTCCCGCGCATCCATAGGCATAGCAACCGCCGTGTACAACACCCA includes:
- a CDS encoding ABC transporter ATP-binding protein produces the protein MLEVNQLQVAYRKQAIIPDLTLKPLQEGQLVSLLGPNGSGKSTLLKALAGLLPLKHGSVRLNGQSLEKISFEQRAQHVVYLPQSLPASVHLRVLESVLVAARASALSADAGHVHLDQVMMLLKRLGIEHLSMHYLDQLSGGQKQLVGLAQALIRRPRLLLLDEPLSALDLNYQFHVMDLLRQETHEHGLITLIVLHDLNVALRHSDYAVLIKAGELLGEGLPGKVITPPTLAQGYGVHTRIEPCSRGMLQVLIDGLQAPVR
- a CDS encoding iron ABC transporter permease; its protein translation is MLSAQTTGLVETQYQQLLKMRWLLIAALVCVIVFSMLADFTLGPSALTWSELFQTLLQPSTAEPTTRVIVWQFRLPYAMMAVVVGMALGLAGAEMQTILNNPLASPFTLGISSAAAFGASLAIVLNLSVPGLPHAWMVSGNAFVFALLSALLLDAAARWGAMSSSGLVLFGIALVFSFNALVSLMQFVASAEDLQSLVFWTMGSLSRATWPKVAVMALAVALVWPLAMRDAWKLTALRLGEDRAFSFGINVQRLRLISLLRISLLAALAVSFVGTISFIGLIAPHIARRLFGEDHRFYLPGSALIGAMVLSLASIASKNIASGSIVPVGIVTSLVGVPFFLSVVMRRQSN
- a CDS encoding transporter substrate-binding domain-containing protein, with protein sequence MRHFFRLFASVAMAMTLGAAAQAGPRLDRVMDSKTIRVGTPGDYRPFAIKTDKGYEGHDIDVVEAMAKVLGVKIQYVETSWPKLMKDLQADKFDVAVGGITRNVARIKQVEMLPGYAPFGKVALVRKDQASKYKTVDDLNQPSVRVIKNPGGTNEAFVLENLKQAKVSTHEKNAEIPALIAEGKGDVMITETYEALHYSKTDPRLAALFVDKPLTPENQLGFMLPVDDADYVRVMKFAWDLLDDREILEDAEDRWLD
- a CDS encoding Lrp/AsnC family transcriptional regulator, which produces MPDETDQILIAALMEDSRRSLKALSQISGLSSPSVAERLRRLEERGVLTAYTVTVDPKSFGYQLQAIVRVRPMPGRMHAIERLIQAIPQFTECDKVTGEDCFIARLNVRSMEQLDAILDKLSDQAETNTSIVKTTPVKRRLPPLKHSVAGSQE